The stretch of DNA GGCGCGAAAGCCGGTCGTCGTCGCGTTCGCCATGTTGTTGGCGATCGCCGCCTGGGCGGCCATCCGGCCGCGCAGGCCCGAATAGGCGGTGTAGACTAGCCGGTCCATCGGCCGCGTCCTTTCTCAGGCCCGTCAGTTGCGGATGTTGATTATCGTCTGGGCGAGGTTCGAGGCGGTATCGATCGCCTTGGCGTTCGCCTGGAAGTTGCGCTGGGCGGCGATCAGGCCGACCAGTTCCTCGGTGATATCGACATTCGACCGTTCGATCGCGCCGGCAAGCAGGCTGCCGAACCCGCCCTGGCCGGCCTCGCCGACATCCGGCTCCCCCGACAGGCCCGAGGCCGACCAATAGCTGTTGCCCAGCTGGCGCAGCCCCTGCGGATTGGCGAAGCGCGCCATCACCATCTTGCCGAGCGGTTCGACCGCGCCGTTCGAGAAACTGGCGCGGACCAGCCCGTTGGCATCCACGGTCACGCCTTCGAGCTGGCCGATCGGTTCGCCATTCTGCGTCTGGGCGACGATCGTCGAGGCCGAGGGGCGCTGGGTGGTCGCGACCGAAAAATCGATCACCATGTCCTGCGGCGCGGCACCGACCGGCTGGAAGGTCGCAAAGTTGGTCGGCCCGGCGGGGGTCAGCAGATTGCCATTGGCATCGAAGCTGAGCGTCAGCGGCTGGGCGGGCTGGGCTGGGCCGGATCGGCCGACAGCTGCTGGTCGCCAACAAAGCTGTAGACGCGCCACTGGCTGGTCGGCGCCGCCCCGCCCGGCGAGGTTTCGCGGACATAGTAATTGGTCAGCGTCATCGGATTGCCGACCGAATCATAGATCACCGTCGATGCGGAGAAGTTATAGGTGTCGGGATCGAAGCGGCTGAACGCATAGGGGCTGGCCGCCGTCCAGCGCGGATCGGCGGACGGCACCGGCGAGTTGGCCGACAGGTTGACCGACACCCGCGCCTCGGTGGTCTGGCGCGGCGTGCCGTTGGTCTGCGGCAGGCGCAGCGACACGGTCGAATCCAGCCCGGTCGACACCACGGTGCCGCTGCCATCGACCGGATAGACCTGCACCGATGCGCCCTGCGCATCGACGACGAACCGGTCGGCCGACACCGAAAACGCGCCGTTGCGGGTGAAGGCGACCTCGCTGGTGTTGGGATTGGGCTTCACGACGAAAAACCCCTCGCCCGACACCGCAAGGTCGAGCGCGGAGCCGGACTGCTGCAGCCCGCCCTGCGCGAATTGCTGGCGCACGCCTTTCACATAGGAGCCGGAGCCGATCATCTGGGTCGGGCTCTTGGTCGCGGTCGAGGCGATCACGTCGCCAAACTCGACCCGGCTGCGTTTGAAGCCGTTGGTGCCGACATTGGCCAGATTGTGCGAGATGGCCGACAGCTCGGTCTGGGCGCCCTGCAGGCCGGACAGCGAGGTGTAGAAGGACATGGGTGGCTCCTGTGAAAAACGCGGAAGGCGGGGGTGTCAGGCGACCTGGCGGACGGCGGTGAGCGGCCGCTGGCCAAGCCCGGCAAGGTTGAGCATGGGCTGGGTGCCGGTCATGCTGATCGAGGTGACGGGCGCCCAGACATTGACCGGGGCCGCCACGCGCGCCCCGCCGCGCAGGACGCTGGCGGTGATGCGGAACGGGCCGGGGCCGGCGGGCGCGCCGCTGTCGGTGCGCCCGTCCCAGCCGATCGCGACCTCGCCGGGCCGCTGCGCGCCAAGGCTGATCGTCTTCAACAGCGTGCCGTTCTGGTCGGTGATCATCACCGTCGCATCCTCGGCGCTTTCAGCCAGCGGCAGCACGGCGTCGAGCGTGCCGTCGGTGCGCGCAAAGGCGGTGTCGCCTTCGACAAGCACGGTCTTGCCGACATAGGCGATGGCCTGGGCCGAACCGGCGGCTTCCAGCCGGCCCGACATCGCCCGCAGCGTCGCGTTCATGTCCGAAATGCCGGCGACGCTTGAAAACTGCGCCATCTGGGCGACCATGTTCTCGTTCTTGACCGGTTCGAACGGATCCTGGTTGCGCAGCTGTTCGGTCAGCAGCTTCAGGAACGCGTCCTGGCCCAGGCTGTTCGCCTCAAGCTCGGTCCTGACCTCGGGCGCGCCGGCAATGCCGCTGCGCCGGATGCCGAGCTGGCCGAGCGTCTGGTCAAAGGTCTGCACGCTGGTCATCGCCGTCACCGGCCAAGCTTCAGCGTGTCGAGGATCAGCGACTTCGCCGTCTGCAGCACCTCGACATTGTTCTGATAATTGCGGGCGGTTTCCATCATGTCGACCAGCTCTCTGGTTTCATCGACGGCGGCGTCGAACACATCGCCATCGGCATTGGCGAGCGGGTGGCTCGGATCGTGGCGGCGGGTGGGGGCGGGGCCGGCGGTGACGACCTGCTGGACGTCGACGGTCGCCAGCCCGCTGGCCTGGTCATAGCTGGTGCGGAACACCGGCTTGATCGACCGGTAGGCGCCGGCCTCGCTGCCGGCGACGCCGCCGGCATTGGCCAGGTTCGACGCGGTGGTGTTCATGCGCACGAGCTGCGCCGACATGGCGCGCCCGGCGACGTCGAAGATGCTGCGCGGCCCGGTCATCGTCATTCGCCCCGGAGCGCGCGGGTGAGCGTCTGGATGCGCCCGTTCAGGAACGACAGGGTCGTCTGATAGGCGACGGCGTTTTCGGCAAACAGCGTCTGTTCGGTATTCAGCTCAACGGTGTTGCCGTCGAGCGAGGGCTGCACCGGCACGCGGTAGCGGGTGGCCGCTTCCCCGGCCTGGCCGGGGCGAGGCCGCCCTTGCCTGCGGCGGCAAGCGCCGCGCCGAAATCCAGATCCTTCGCCTTGTAACCAGGGGTCGAGGCGTTGGCGATGTTGGAGGCGAGCAGGCCGAGCCGCTGCGAACGCAGGGCGAGCGCGGTGCCATGCACGCCGAACAGATCATTGCCCATTGCCATAATGGCTCCTCCGAAACCGGCCTGGCGCACGTCGCCACGCGGATTTTCAGCGGTGGGTCAGCAAAAGCCGTGCCAAATCGCCTATATTGAGAGGTGGCGCAGGGTGGGGCCGGCGGCACAGGCAGCGGCTCAGGCAGCGGCACAGGTGGGGTGCGCTCCCGCCCCGTTCCCACCTTCTCCACCGCCGGACGCCCGTTCCGGCAAGCGGGCGGCAGCATCTTGCCGCCCGTCCGGCAATCGCGCGCCTGTTCGCCCTGTTCGGGGCAGCTTGCCCGCGCGTGCAGCGCGATTGGCCGGCAGGGGGCTGTCGCGCACCGGCTGCCGGTTCGCCGATCTGGCCCGGGGCTTGCTTTGCCGCCGGCCATGACCGGCATGTCCTTCCTGTTCGATCCGATTGCGCTGGGCCTTGTGCTGGGCGGCACGCTGATCGCGACGCTGCTGCGCGGGCCGCTCAGCGACACGCTGCGCGCCTTTGCCGCGCTGGGGCGGCTGGTGCGGCCGGGGTTCGACGCCGCCGCGGTGCGCGCGCAGCTTGCCCAGGCGGAGCGGGTGGCGCGCGACCGGGGGTGCTGGCGATCGACCGGCTCGCGCCTGCCGATCCCGATATCGCCGCCGCCATTGCTGCCATCGCCGCCGGGGCCACCCCCGATCGGGTCGCGGCACTGGCCGAGGACCGGCAGGCCGCGCGCCGTGCCCGGCACCGGATCGCGATAGGCTGGTGGCTGGCCGCCGCCGAGGCCGCGCCGGCAATGGGGATGATCGGCACGCTGTTCGGCCTGGTCGCGCTGTTCCGCCGGATGGACGATCCCGCCGCCATCGGCCCGGCCATGGCGGTTGCGCTGCTGGCGACGCTTTACGGCGCGCTGATCGCCAATCTGGTTGCCGCGCCGCTGGCCGCGCGGCTGGCCCGCCTGTCCGAGGCGGAGGCCGCCGGGCGGGCGCAGCTGGTCGCGCCGCTGCGCGCCTTTGCCGCGCGCGAGCTGCCATCCACCCGCCGGGATGTGGCCGCATGACCCCTGACGCCCTTTGGACGCCGCGCGCGCGGCCGCTCTGGCTGGTCACGCTTGCCGATCTGTCGCTGCTGCTGCTCGGCTTTTTCGTGCTCATTCAGGCAAGCGCGCGCGATCCCGCGCCACGCCGTGCCGCCATTGCCGCCGGCATTCGCGATGCCTTTGGCGGCACCGATGCCCCCCGGCTGGCGGTGGCCGCGAACCGCATCGACGGTTTTGCGTCGGGTTATGCCCGCCTGCCGCGCGCGGCATCGGCGGCGCTCGCTGAATGGGCGCGGCAGGCCGCCGCCGACCCGCGCAGCCATATCGTCGTGACCGGCCATGCCACCCCGGCCGAGGGGCTGGCGCTGGCCGCCGCCCGTGCCGAAGCCGCTGCCCGCGCACTGCCGGTCGACCGGGCACGGCTGCGCCTTGCCGCGACGGTGGAACCGGGCGCGGGGCATGTCGCCCTTGCCATATCCTACGACCCATGACCGGCCCTGTCGGCGTCGCCGCCGCTGCCCGTTGCGATCAAGGAGTTTGCCGATGCTGTCCCTGCTGCTGACTGTCCTGGCCGCGCCGTCCGCGCCGGCCATCACCGATCTGGCGGTGCTCGACCGTGCCGCCGAAATCTTCGCCGGTGCCCGGCTGGGCGAGGCGGGCGGGCCGGTCGCCCCCATCGACCGGCGGCTGCGGTTGCAAAGCTGCCCGTCCAGCCCCGAATTCGCCTGGCGCACCCCCGCGCACGATGCGATCGTCATCCGCTGCCCGGAAGCCGGCGGCTGGCGGATCTTCGTCGCCGTCCGGCAGGCGGCAGCGAATGGGACGGCGGCCGGTCCCGCCGCATCGCCGGTGCCGCGCGTCGCCGAACCGGTGATCCGGCGCGGCGACCCGGTGACGCTGGCCAGCGAACAGCCGGGATTTTCGGTGTCGGCAGAGGCGGTTGCCATGGCCGATGCGGCGCCCGGCGCACGGGTTGCGGTGAAGGTCGAGGGCGCGCGCACGCCCGTTCAGGCCATTGCTGTCGCCCCCGGCCGGGCGATGCTGCCGCCGCGCTGAGCGCCCCGCCCGCCAGAAAACTTTGCCCAGAAAACTCTGTTACGCCGTTAAAGCCCCGTCCGATCCGGCCGTATTCAGCCTCAGGACCGAAAACCGCGGCGAAGGAGGCAGGGGTGGTGGATCCGATCAGCATCAAGTCCGGCCCTGCGCCGGTCAGCCAGATTCAGGGGGTCAGCCAGATCCGGGGGCGGCACCTCCGGTGCGGGCGGAGCGGGCGTCCGCCGGCCGGGCCGATGCGCCGGTCGACACGCGCCGCGCCGCACGCGAGATGGCGGCCCGGCCGCCCGTCGATGCCGACCGGGTCGCCGAGATTCGCCGCGCGCTCGAAGAGGGCCGCTTTCCGATCACGCCTGCCAGGATCGCCGACCGGCTGATCGCGGCAAAGATGCTTTGGGCGAAACCCGATGAGCAGGATTGAAGCGCTCGGCCAGGTCATCACGTCGCTGAACGCCGAGCTTGCGG from Sphingomonas changnyeongensis encodes:
- a CDS encoding flagellar basal body rod C-terminal domain-containing protein, translated to MERSNVDITEELVGLIAAQRNFQANAKAIDTASNLAQTIINIRN
- a CDS encoding flagellar hook assembly protein FlgD — protein: MTSVQTFDQTLGQLGIRRSGIAGAPEVRTELEANSLGQDAFLKLLTEQLRNQDPFEPVKNENMVAQMAQFSSVAGISDMNATLRAMSGRLEAAGSAQAIAYVGKTVLVEGDTAFARTDGTLDAVLPLAESAEDATVMITDQNGTLLKTISLGAQRPGEVAIGWDGRTDSGAPAGPGPFRITASVLRGGARVAAPVNVWAPVTSISMTGTQPMLNLAGLGQRPLTAVRQVA
- the flgC gene encoding flagellar basal body rod protein FlgC, giving the protein MTGPRSIFDVAGRAMSAQLVRMNTTASNLANAGGVAGSEAGAYRSIKPVFRTSYDQASGLATVDVQQVVTAGPAPTRRHDPSHPLANADGDVFDAAVDETRELVDMMETARNYQNNVEVLQTAKSLILDTLKLGR
- a CDS encoding MotA/TolQ/ExbB proton channel family protein, which encodes MTGMSFLFDPIALGLVLGGTLIATLLRGPLSDTLRAFAALGRLVRPGFDAAAVRAQLAQAERVARDRGCWRSTGSRLPIPISPPPLLPSPPGPPPIGSRHWPRTGRPRAVPGTGSR
- a CDS encoding MotA/TolQ/ExbB proton channel family protein, yielding MAEDRQAARRARHRIAIGWWLAAAEAAPAMGMIGTLFGLVALFRRMDDPAAIGPAMAVALLATLYGALIANLVAAPLAARLARLSEAEAAGRAQLVAPLRAFAARELPSTRRDVAA
- a CDS encoding flagellar motor protein MotB → MTPDALWTPRARPLWLVTLADLSLLLLGFFVLIQASARDPAPRRAAIAAGIRDAFGGTDAPRLAVAANRIDGFASGYARLPRAASAALAEWARQAAADPRSHIVVTGHATPAEGLALAAARAEAAARALPVDRARLRLAATVEPGAGHVALAISYDP
- a CDS encoding flagella basal body P-ring formation protein FlgA: MLSLLLTVLAAPSAPAITDLAVLDRAAEIFAGARLGEAGGPVAPIDRRLRLQSCPSSPEFAWRTPAHDAIVIRCPEAGGWRIFVAVRQAAANGTAAGPAASPVPRVAEPVIRRGDPVTLASEQPGFSVSAEAVAMADAAPGARVAVKVEGARTPVQAIAVAPGRAMLPPR
- the flgM gene encoding flagellar biosynthesis anti-sigma factor FlgM; this encodes MRAERASAGRADAPVDTRRAAREMAARPPVDADRVAEIRRALEEGRFPITPARIADRLIAAKMLWAKPDEQD